A window from Vigna angularis cultivar LongXiaoDou No.4 chromosome 7, ASM1680809v1, whole genome shotgun sequence encodes these proteins:
- the LOC108337331 gene encoding aspartic proteinase PCS1: MASSKSSLFLPLPLLFLLLQIQTSVSSSKTQKTLLLPLKTQTQTQTPSRKLSFQHNVTLTVSLTVGSPPQNVTMVLDTGSELSWLHCKQLPNLNSTFNPLLSSSYTTASCNSSICNSRTRDLILPASCDPNELCHVIVSYADSSSVEGTLAAETFSIGGAAQPGTLFGCMDSAGYTSDADEDSKTTGLMGMNRGSLSLVTQMALPQFSYCISGKDASGVLLLGGGAAAAPWLGPLKYTPLVTATTSLPYFDRVAYTVQLQGIKVAEKLLQLPKSVFLPDHTGAGQTMVDSGTQFTFLLGSVYSALKDEFLEQTKGVLTRIEDPEFVFEGAMDLCYHAPASLAAVPAVTLVFEGAEMKVSGERLLYRARKGSDWVYCFTFGNSDLLGIEAYVIGHHHQQNVWMEFDLVNSRVGFTETTCDLASQLLGLSP, translated from the coding sequence ATGGCCTCTTCCAagtcttctctttttcttcctctccctcTCCTCTTCCTTCTCCTGCAAATCCAAACATCTGTCTCTTCTTCAAAAACACAAAAGACACTCCTACTGCCTctaaaaacacaaacacagacacaAACACCCTCACGTAAGCTCTCTTTCCAGCATAATGTAACACTGACTGTCTCACTAACCGTAGGCTCACCCCCACAGAACGTTACCATGGTCCTCGACACTGGCAGTGAACTCTCCTGGCTCCACTGCAAACAACTCCCCAACCTAAACTCAACCTTCAACCCTTTGCTCTCATCCTCCTACACCACAGcttcatgcaattcatccatATGCAACTCTCGTACTCGTGATCTTATCCTACCCGCTTCCTGCGACCCCAACGAACTCTGCCACGTCATCGTCTCCTACGCCGACTCCTCCTCCGTCGAGGGCACCCTCGCCGCAGAAACCTTCTCCATCGGCGGCGCAGCACAACCGGGAACCTTGTTCGGCTGCATGGACTCCGCCGGGTACACCTCCGACGCCGACGAGGATTCCAAAACCACAGGTCTCATGGGCATGAACCGAGGCTCTCTCTCGCTGGTGACCCAAATGGCGCTCCCCCAATTCTCGTACTGTATCTCCGGGAAGGACGCCTCCGGAGTCCTCCTTCTAGGTGGGGGAGCCGCCGCCGCGCCGTGGCTGGGGCCGCTGAAATATACACCTTTAGTGACGGCAACTACCTCGTTGCCGTACTTTGACCGCGTGGCGTATACGGTCCAGCTCCAGGGGATCAAGGTTGCGGAGAAACTTCTGCAACTTCCGAAGTCGGTTTTCTTGCCCGACCACACCGGGGCGGGGCAGACGATGGTGGATTCGGGTACCCAGTTCACGTTTCTTCTTGGGTCGGTTTATTCAGCATTGAAAGATGAGTTCTTGGAGCAAACAAAGGGGGTGCTGACCCGAATTGAGGACCCGGAGTTTGTGTTTGAGGGGGCGATGGACTTGTGCTACCACGCACCAGCGAGTTTGGCGGCGGTTCCGGCAGTGACGCTGGTGTTTGAGGGGGCGGAGATGAAGGTTTCCGGGGAGAGGCTGTTGTATAGGGCGAGGAAGGGGAGTGATTGGGTTTATTGCTTCACTTTTGGAAACTCTGATTTGTTGGGAATCGAAGCTTACGTGATTGGGCATCATCATCAGCAGAACGTGTGGATGGAGTTTGATTTGGTCAACTCTAGAGTGGGGTTTACCGAGACAACGTGTGACCTCGCCAGTCAGCTGTTGGGCCTCTCTCCTTAG